The Actinomycetota bacterium genome segment ACAGAAAAAAAATATAAGAGAAGTAATTGCTTTTTCCAAAACTCTTAGAGCCATATGTCCATTAACTGGTGCACCTGATAAAGTAACTGATGAACAGTTAGAAGAGCTGAATATAGATATAAAGAAAAAATAAAAAAAAATATTAAAAATTTTTTAATTGAATAAGAAATAGTTTTATGATAATATAATTTCAGACCTACCTTGTGCGTAGTTTGTTGTCTATTTGAGCCAACAAATTGACATAGGGAGCTAAATCTTTGGCAATGGACTTGATGCCTCCTCAGTGTGGAACAATGAAGTTGTCAAGAAGGCACCCACCTGCTGAGAGTGGGTTCAAAGATTAGCGAATTACGGCAAGGTGGGGTTATTTTTTTAAATATGATTTTTTTATTCCCCTGTTTAAAAACCATCTTAATTTTCCTAATAAGAAAAATAATTATGATATAATCAAAAAAAATTTATATAATTCTAATTAATGTATTTTCAAACTTAAAAACAGTAAAATATTTTATGGAGGGTGAGTATGGCTTTTTCGAATTTTGAAATTGCAGTTTTAATAGCTTTTGCAATATTTATTATTATTTCAATAATTTTAACAATAAAGATAGTTATCACACTAAAGTTATTAAGTAAAATGCTTACTGAATTGAGAAAAGAGATTACACCAAATTTAAGGAAATTAAGTACTACATTAGACAATGTAAATACAGAATTGGATGGTGTTGATAAAATAATAAACACAATTTCTAATGTAGTAAATAGAGTTGATTCAACAACTAAATTTGGTCAAGAAATGATTATTTCTCCAATTTCTAAAGCAGCAGGAATTTTGGCAGGTCTACAAAAAGTAGTATCAAAAATGAAAAGTGGAAAGAATAAAGAGTAAAATATTATAGAATCATTGATAAATAATATTCATATAGTTAAATTTTAATTTATAAAATTATGTGATGGAAAAATATAAAAGAATTGCTTTAATAATATGGACTATAATAGGTGCTTTAATTATACTATTTTCTTTTTTTTATCTATTGTCGAAGTTAAAACCAATCTTTACCCCCATCTTAATTGCAATTGTTTTAACATACCTATTAGACCCAATAGTAAAATTTTTTGAAAAGAAAATTGCGAGAATTGGTTCTATAATAATAGCTTTTTCCATTTTTTTTCTTATAATTGTACTATTCTTTACCTCTCTCATTCCTATGCTTATTGGTCAATTTAAAAATTTTGGGCAAAAAATTCCTGATTATTTAAAAACCGTAGAAGCAGGTTTATTATCATATGAAAGATATTATCAAAGAGTTATTAAAACTGAACAATTAAAAGAAATACTTGATGAGATAACTAATCAATTAAGGGATTTTATAATATCAATTGCAGTCAAAGCACCAGAATTTACAACAGATATTTTGAAACTTCTCTTTAATATTTTTATTGCAATACTTTGTTCTTTTTATTTACTAAAAGATAGGGATAAGTTAAAAGAAAGTTTATTTAAAATTATACCTGCAAAATACTCAGATGAGATCAGCTTAATACTAAGAAAAGCAAACAATTCTATCTCAATCTTTTTCAAAGGGCAGTTAATGGTAGCATTAATTATTACAGTTTTTTATTTCATAGCACTATCCATTTTTAGAATTGAATTTGCTCTTTTCCTTGGATTAGTAGCCGGTCTATTTAATATAATACCTTACATTGGTCCGATAATTGGAACAATCCCAGCAGCATTAGTGGCATTTTTTGATTCACCATGGAAGGCCTTGGGTATT includes the following:
- a CDS encoding AI-2E family transporter — its product is MEKYKRIALIIWTIIGALIILFSFFYLLSKLKPIFTPILIAIVLTYLLDPIVKFFEKKIARIGSIIIAFSIFFLIIVLFFTSLIPMLIGQFKNFGQKIPDYLKTVEAGLLSYERYYQRVIKTEQLKEILDEITNQLRDFIISIAVKAPEFTTDILKLLFNIFIAILCSFYLLKDRDKLKESLFKIIPAKYSDEISLILRKANNSISIFFKGQLMVALIITVFYFIALSIFRIEFALFLGLVAGLFNIIPYIGPIIGTIPAALVAFFDSPWKALGIIIVFIVINWIEELVIRPKILSQRLGLHPLIIIFALIVGGFLFGMLGLIVAIPIAAFIQELIYHYLLKQERV